From the Candidatus Nanopelagicus hibericus genome, the window CTCTTACCAATGATGATCAGAGTAGTTAGATCTATTGCAGCAGTAGATCCATTTGTTATATCAACCTTAAATTGTTGATAGCGCTGACCAGGAAGTTGCCCGGCTGCAAACTTTCCAGGACGAAATGCAGATGGTTCAGATAATGTAAATGAAACCCCAGATGGGATTTTTACGGCAGTGTTAAAACCACCAGTTGCCTGCACCTCTTGCTCAGGCGGTGCTACTAACTCCTGGTTTGATTCAGTTGAAGCACTATCACTTCCCCCACCGCAGGCTGTTAAAAGCAACCCAGCTGCTACGGCTAAAACTGCTAATTTAAACTTTGAGTTGCTCTCCATTTTTACCTGACTCCATATCTTTATCTATCTAATACACGGCCTCTAGGGGCAAATACTACTAAATTCTGATCAAGTTTAGCCCCTTAAATTACGGGCCCTTTTGATCACTCTTTTAAGATTCACCCCTCATAGGCTACCTTTACGACTTGATCAAATTTAGAAAATAGGAAGGGGCGTTTGAGTGGTCTCCAAGTTAAAGAGTGCTAATGCCAGCGCTGCTGGGCAGATAACTAGCCGTAGCCCACGTCAGATTGCTTGGCGTCGCTTTCGTCGAAATAAAGTTGGCATGGTTTCTGCTGGCATATCGATTGTGGTTTTAATGCTCTCACTCTTTGCGCCAGTGGTTTGTAAAATTCTTGGAATAAATCCAGATGAATTAAATCTTGATTTAATTGACAGCTCTGGCATTCCAACATTGCCAAATGGGGGTATCAGTTGGGAGCATCCATTAGGTCTTACTCCAGGAATTGGCCGAGACTTATTAGCCAATCTGCTCTATGGATCTCGAATCTCATTTTTGGTGGCTTTTCTTACCACCGGGCTAGCAATTTTTATTGGATTAATCGTAGGAATCGTTGGTGGATACTTCCGCGGCCGAATAGATGATTACCTAGGACGATTTACCGACTTTTTGCTCGCCTTTCCAGCCTTTTTTATGATCGTCGCACTCTCCGAGCCGATGGTGGCAAGAATTCAAGAAACAGGTATCGCACAAGGAAATGGCGCACGTGTTATCTTTTTAATTTTCTTTCTTTCATTTTTTGGTTGGCCAGGATTTTCTAGGTTGGTAAGGTCACAAGTGCTTTCACTGCGTGAACGTGACTTTGTTACCGCCGCTCAAGCAATGGGTGCTTCTAGAAAGCGAATTATTTTTAAGGAGTTAATGCCAAATCTTTGGGCGCCAGTAATTGTGGTGGTCTCTTTATCTCTTCCAGGCTATCTGGCAGCTGAGGCAGTTTTTTCATTCTTAGGAATTGGGATTCAACCACCTGCTACTACCTGGGGAATTTTGTTAGATAACGCCAGACGATTTGTTACGGTGTATCCAAACTTCTTCCTAATCACTGCTGGCTCATTAGTCTTGGTAGTACTTGCCTTTAACCTGGTGGGGGATGCACTGCGTGATGCGTTAGACCCAAGATCTGAACGCTAACAAATTTGTTATAACCGCTCCTAAATAGCCACATATTCACACTCAATCTCACCCTGGCTTGATGATGGGGGCTCTCTTTGGCTACCCAAAACTGCTGGGAGGTGGCAAACTGCCTCACCGGGCAAAAGCCCACAAATCCCCTAGGAGGATTTAATGCGTAAAAATGCAATTAGCACTCGCGTGCTAGCAGCATTATCTGCAGGTGCACTCGTCAGCACAGTAATTACTGTTGGCGCAACATCTACAGCAAATGCAGCAACACCAAAGGCAGGCGGAACGCTTTATTTTCTAGAGCACACTCCTCGCCTTGATCACTATGACCCGTCCAGAATTTATACTGGCCGTGATCTAGCGTTCATGAACTCATTCCACACTCGCACATTGGTTGCTTACAATCCAGTTCCAGGTGAGAAGGGAACAACTCTTGTTCCAGATCTTGCTACCAACACTGGAGTCCCAAGCAATGAGGCAAAGACTTGGAAGTTTACTCTTCGCCCAGGCGGAACATTTGAAGATGGCAAAGCAATTACTTGTGAAGATGTTAAGTATGGTTCTTCCCGAGTATTTGCTACAGATGTAATCTCTGACGGACCTCAATACCTAGTTTCATGGCTAGATATCCCAAAGAACGCAGATGGAACTTCAATCTATACCGGTCCTTATAAGAACACACCAGCTGGTGTGGCTGCGTTTAACAAGGCAGTAACTTGTAAGGGAAGCACCATCACCTTTAATTTAAATAAGTCAATCGCTGACTTTAACTATCTTGCAACTTATGGAGTTATTTCTCCAGTTCAGAAGAAGTTAGACACTGGCGATAAGTATGACCTTAATCCACAGGCAACTGGCCC encodes:
- a CDS encoding ABC transporter permease; the protein is MVSKLKSANASAAGQITSRSPRQIAWRRFRRNKVGMVSAGISIVVLMLSLFAPVVCKILGINPDELNLDLIDSSGIPTLPNGGISWEHPLGLTPGIGRDLLANLLYGSRISFLVAFLTTGLAIFIGLIVGIVGGYFRGRIDDYLGRFTDFLLAFPAFFMIVALSEPMVARIQETGIAQGNGARVIFLIFFLSFFGWPGFSRLVRSQVLSLRERDFVTAAQAMGASRKRIIFKELMPNLWAPVIVVVSLSLPGYLAAEAVFSFLGIGIQPPATTWGILLDNARRFVTVYPNFFLITAGSLVLVVLAFNLVGDALRDALDPRSER